A stretch of Corynebacterium timonense DNA encodes these proteins:
- a CDS encoding MFS transporter, whose product MKHFPERGPDTVSTSVTARVADQRGARTYASAEERRRVRFASTIGTTIEFYDFYAYATAAVAVFPFLFFPETENSTVALLQSFATFGLAFVARPLGSVLFGHFGDRVGRKATLVGALLTMGIATFIIGLLPTYAQVGIWAPALLALMRFCQGLGLGGEWSGAALLSTETAAKGRRAWAAMWPQLGAPFGFLLANGLFLVLVTWLGHSSGDPEGAFMSWGWRIPFLMSAVMVIVGLWVRLQIEETPAFQEVLDKNEQVSLPLSEVVAKAWRPLIQGTFIMVGCYTLFYIVTTWFLSYGIGSAEEGVGLGIPYVDFLKLQLVCIFGFIAGIPVACRLADAYGRRPVLALTSAAIIVYGVAFRWLLNPESFTMVSLGVFLFIGMVLMGLIFGPMAAILPELFPSNVRYTGSGVSYNVSSILGAAIAPFIATALNASYGPQAVGTYLAAVTVVSLVAILWSPETKHTEMHGE is encoded by the coding sequence ATGAAACACTTCCCGGAGAGAGGACCTGACACGGTGTCTACATCAGTGACGGCGCGAGTCGCCGACCAGCGCGGGGCGAGGACGTACGCCTCCGCGGAGGAGCGGCGCCGCGTGCGCTTCGCCTCGACGATCGGCACGACGATCGAGTTCTACGACTTCTACGCCTACGCCACCGCGGCGGTCGCGGTCTTTCCCTTTCTGTTCTTCCCCGAGACGGAGAACTCGACCGTCGCCCTGCTGCAGTCGTTTGCCACCTTCGGCCTCGCCTTCGTCGCCCGCCCGCTGGGCTCGGTGCTCTTCGGCCACTTCGGCGACCGCGTCGGCCGCAAGGCCACCCTTGTCGGCGCGCTGCTGACCATGGGCATTGCGACCTTCATCATCGGCCTCCTGCCCACCTACGCCCAGGTCGGGATCTGGGCGCCCGCACTGCTGGCGCTCATGCGCTTCTGCCAGGGCCTCGGCCTCGGCGGCGAGTGGTCCGGGGCTGCCCTGTTGTCCACGGAAACCGCGGCGAAGGGCCGCCGCGCCTGGGCCGCGATGTGGCCGCAGCTCGGCGCGCCCTTCGGGTTCCTGCTGGCCAACGGCCTGTTCCTCGTCCTGGTCACGTGGCTGGGCCACTCCAGTGGCGACCCCGAGGGCGCGTTCATGTCCTGGGGCTGGCGCATCCCCTTCCTCATGTCCGCCGTGATGGTCATCGTCGGCCTGTGGGTGCGCCTCCAGATCGAGGAGACCCCGGCGTTTCAAGAGGTGCTGGACAAGAACGAGCAGGTGTCCCTGCCGCTGTCCGAGGTCGTCGCCAAGGCGTGGCGCCCGCTCATCCAGGGCACCTTCATCATGGTCGGCTGCTACACGCTATTTTACATCGTGACCACATGGTTCCTTTCCTACGGCATCGGCAGCGCCGAGGAGGGCGTCGGCCTGGGTATCCCCTACGTTGACTTTTTGAAGCTTCAGCTGGTCTGCATTTTCGGCTTCATCGCTGGCATTCCTGTCGCATGCAGGCTTGCCGACGCCTACGGCCGCCGCCCCGTCCTCGCCCTGACGTCGGCCGCCATCATCGTCTACGGCGTGGCCTTCCGCTGGCTGCTCAACCCGGAGAGCTTCACCATGGTCTCGCTCGGCGTGTTCCTTTTCATCGGCATGGTTCTCATGGGCCTCATCTTTGGCCCCATGGCGGCGATCCTGCCGGAGCTGTTCCCGTCGAACGTCCGCTACACCGGCTCGGGAGTCTCCTACAACGTCTCCTCCATCCTCGGCGCCGCCATCGCCCCCTTCATCGCTACTGCGCTGAACGCGAGCTACGGCCCGCAGGCCGTCGGCACCTACTTGGCCGCCGTCACCGTGGTCTCGCTGGTGGCCATCCTCTGGTCGCCGGAGACGAAGCACACGGAGATGCACGGGGAGTAG
- a CDS encoding cytochrome c oxidase assembly protein, whose amino-acid sequence MSETVTSTRPARSVRTSWPIYVTSFVIAAVVAGSISEVFLSESLAALGIPDPGVVTTFGLPALRGVVWVLTALAAGSFMFSAFLIPPRHDGENDGEDLNGARLTVDGHIAARTAAWASISVACAALVMIPLVLSDVSGTPFSQVVLQPESWRIALSQVADARIWLTVAAFALVVGVAGLVCHSWWSQVALFIGSVIVVLPLGLSGHSASGGNHDLGTNSYLWHLVFMLIWVGALMALVAHGRRLGPDLPPAVERYSRIALFAFIAMAASGVLNGALRVRPEDLTSTSYGWVLVAKFVGLVGLGVFGFVHRQRTIPRLRRDPKAFTRLATSEVLLMAAIAGLAVTLGRTPPPPPLDPNLTQMQVQMGYNLTEPLTVWNWMGQWRLELIYSVVAILLAVYYLHLKRRVADWPLRRTLWWLLGCALVVVTLSSGIGMHMPASYSAHMVVHMLLSMGAPVALVLGAPLTLVKNAYPAGEFNPRLWVESFERSRFLRVVTYPPVSLAQFVFFFYIMYMIIPLYELLISEHAGHVIMNGIFLVSGYFYFWELIGPDHIPGRAEAKIRLAWLWVSMPIHLFMGVYLMQLNVVMGEDFYRSLALPWDPDLLEDQKVGGGIAWAAGSFPLVIVFGFLFWDWLAEDREETRESDRRAEETDDEEWRRYNEMLALYSRAGGNDA is encoded by the coding sequence ATGTCAGAAACGGTGACCAGTACCCGCCCGGCTCGGTCTGTCCGCACCTCGTGGCCCATCTACGTCACATCGTTTGTGATTGCCGCCGTCGTTGCGGGTTCGATTTCGGAGGTGTTCCTCTCCGAGTCGCTCGCCGCCTTAGGCATCCCGGACCCGGGTGTGGTGACCACCTTCGGGCTGCCCGCCCTCCGCGGCGTCGTGTGGGTGCTCACGGCGCTGGCCGCCGGCTCGTTTATGTTCTCGGCCTTTCTCATCCCGCCGCGCCATGACGGGGAGAACGATGGAGAGGACCTCAACGGGGCGCGCCTGACCGTCGACGGGCATATTGCGGCGCGGACGGCAGCGTGGGCGTCGATAAGCGTTGCGTGCGCTGCGCTTGTCATGATTCCGCTTGTGCTGTCCGACGTCTCCGGCACGCCCTTCAGCCAGGTCGTGCTGCAGCCGGAGTCGTGGCGCATCGCGCTGAGCCAGGTCGCCGACGCGAGAATCTGGCTCACGGTCGCCGCCTTCGCCCTGGTCGTGGGGGTCGCGGGGCTCGTGTGCCATTCCTGGTGGTCGCAGGTGGCGCTGTTCATCGGCTCCGTGATCGTGGTGCTGCCGCTGGGGTTGAGCGGGCACTCCGCGTCGGGAGGCAACCACGACCTGGGCACGAACTCCTACCTGTGGCACCTCGTGTTCATGCTCATCTGGGTCGGAGCGCTCATGGCGCTCGTCGCGCACGGGCGCAGGCTGGGGCCCGACCTGCCGCCAGCCGTGGAGCGCTACTCGCGCATCGCCCTGTTCGCCTTCATCGCCATGGCCGCCTCCGGCGTGCTCAACGGCGCGCTGCGCGTGCGCCCCGAGGACCTGACTTCCACCAGCTACGGCTGGGTGCTCGTGGCCAAGTTCGTGGGCCTCGTCGGCCTCGGCGTGTTCGGGTTTGTCCACCGCCAGCGCACCATCCCCCGCCTGCGGCGCGACCCGAAGGCCTTTACCCGCTTAGCGACGTCCGAAGTCCTGCTCATGGCAGCCATCGCCGGCCTGGCCGTCACGCTCGGGCGCACCCCGCCGCCGCCTCCGCTCGACCCGAACCTGACCCAGATGCAGGTGCAGATGGGCTACAACCTCACCGAGCCGCTCACGGTGTGGAACTGGATGGGGCAGTGGCGACTCGAACTGATCTACAGCGTCGTCGCGATCCTGCTCGCCGTCTACTACCTGCACCTGAAGCGCCGGGTGGCAGACTGGCCGCTGCGCCGCACCCTCTGGTGGCTCCTCGGCTGCGCCCTCGTGGTGGTCACGTTGTCCTCGGGGATCGGGATGCACATGCCCGCGTCCTACTCGGCGCACATGGTGGTGCACATGCTCCTGTCCATGGGCGCGCCGGTCGCGCTCGTTCTCGGAGCGCCGTTGACGCTGGTGAAAAACGCGTACCCGGCGGGCGAGTTCAACCCCCGGCTGTGGGTGGAGTCCTTCGAGCGCTCCCGCTTCCTCCGAGTGGTCACCTACCCGCCGGTCTCGCTCGCGCAGTTCGTGTTCTTCTTCTACATCATGTACATGATCATCCCGCTCTACGAGCTGCTCATCTCCGAGCACGCCGGGCACGTGATCATGAACGGGATCTTCCTCGTCTCGGGCTACTTCTACTTCTGGGAGCTCATCGGGCCCGACCATATCCCGGGGCGCGCCGAGGCGAAGATCCGCCTCGCATGGCTGTGGGTGTCCATGCCGATCCACCTGTTTATGGGCGTCTACCTCATGCAGCTCAACGTGGTGATGGGGGAGGACTTCTACCGTTCGCTGGCGCTGCCCTGGGACCCGGACCTTTTGGAGGACCAGAAGGTGGGCGGCGGCATCGCCTGGGCCGCGGGCTCGTTCCCCCTCGTGATCGTTTTCGGTTTTCTGTTCTGGGACTGGCTGGCGGAAGACCGCGAGGAGACCCGCGAGAGCGATCGCCGTGCCGAAGAAACGGACGACGAGGAGTGGCGCCGCTATAACGAGATGCTCGCCCTCTACAGCCGCGCGGGGGGCAACGACGCATAA
- a CDS encoding single-stranded DNA-binding protein, translated as MTQMPITICGNLTTDPEFRRFDNSGAQLCKLRVATSRRYPTGETDDKNKPIWQDTDNLYIDVECWGQLAVNAKASLCKGFPVVVTGYLVTDVWDREVADPTGEASGGTRYHYKIKAGKVAFELSNFQVSSVRTTAAGNTLEGQQPVRPKTAEDFADASAEQRLSAEDGALAGSNTAAHGRAGAQEEAAPF; from the coding sequence ATGACCCAAATGCCGATCACTATCTGCGGCAACCTCACCACCGACCCGGAGTTTCGCCGCTTTGACAACTCCGGGGCGCAACTGTGCAAGCTCCGGGTGGCCACGTCGCGGCGCTACCCGACGGGGGAGACGGACGACAAGAACAAACCCATCTGGCAGGACACCGACAACCTCTACATCGATGTGGAATGCTGGGGCCAGCTCGCCGTCAACGCCAAGGCCTCGTTGTGCAAGGGCTTTCCCGTCGTGGTCACCGGCTACCTGGTCACCGACGTGTGGGACAGGGAGGTCGCCGACCCGACCGGGGAGGCGTCCGGAGGCACGCGCTACCACTACAAGATCAAGGCGGGCAAGGTCGCCTTCGAGCTGAGCAACTTCCAGGTGTCCTCGGTGCGCACCACCGCAGCGGGCAACACGCTCGAGGGGCAGCAGCCCGTGCGCCCCAAGACCGCGGAGGACTTCGCTGACGCGTCCGCAGAACAGCGCCTCAGCGCCGAGGACGGCGCCCTGGCGGGCAGCAACACCGCAGCTCACGGGCGTGCCGGGGCGCAGGAGGAGGCGGCGCCGTTCTAG